In Gemmatimonas sp., the genomic window GCCGACGCTTAATACTGTCCACGACATCCTCGATCCGCACCGGCTTCGGCCACGTCTCGGCATACCCGATCTCACGCAACCGCTCGACCATCTGCGGGTCTGAGACGTCGGTGAAGCCAAGCACGGCGACGTTCTCCCACAGCAGACGTCGCACAAGCGACACGTTCGCGGCGTCGAGCAAAGCGCCGGTAAGCACGACGATATCGGGACGCGCGCGACGCAAATCGCCGCGTACATCATCCATCGGCGACATCGTAACGGTCGTCAATCCCGCCGCCTCGAGCGCGGCGTTCAATCGCACCGCCGGCTCGACATCGGTCATGAGGATCGCCACGACGCTGGCGGCGCCGTCATCCACGCCGCCACGCCGCATGGCTGCGGGGCGCGGACGTGCGCTCACGCCTTCCCTGCCCGCTTGTAGAACGGCAGCTTCACCACACGGGCCGGCAACTTCCGTCCACGGATATCGATCTCGAAGGTGGTGCCTTCCACTGCCGCGGCGGCCGGCAGATAGCAGGTGCCGATCGGAACGCCGAGCGTGGGGCTCATACAACCGCTGCACACCTCTCCAATGGCAACGCCGCCGTACACGACACCGTGACCGTGTCGCGGGATCGCCCGTTCATCGATCGTGAAGCCGACCAGCTTGCGGTCGGTGCCTTCCTGGTGCTGACGGACCAGCACGTCCTTGCCCAGGAACGGCTCGCGCTTGGCAAGCTTCAGCAGCCAATTCAGGCCCGCTTCGATGGGCGTGGTGCGATCATCGAGTTCGTTACCGTACAGGCACATCCCGGCCTCGAGGCGCAACGAATCGCGGCAGCCGAGGCCCGCTGGTGTCACCGTACCGGCCGCCATCACGGCGCTCCACACCGCCACCGCCTGCGAGGCGTCGAAGTACAACTCGAACCCGAGTTCGCCCGTGTATCCGGTGCGTGAAATGATACACGGCACCCCAGCCACGTGGCCCTCGGTAAACCAGTAGTACTTGATGCCATCCAGCGGCACATCAGACAGCGACGCCACGATCGTCGGCGCCTGCGGTCCCTGCACGGCGAGCAGCGCGATGCCGTCAGAGACATCCGACATCGTACAGTCGAAGCCGGCCATGTTCGCGTGCAGATGCGCGAGGTCCTTGTCTCGATTGCTCGCATTGATCACAAGCATCAAGTGATCGGCGAAGCGATACACAAGTAAGTCATCGACAATCGTGCCGTCAGCGCGCAACAACGTGGAGTACTGGATCTGCCCGACCGCAAGCGCCTCGACGTCGTTGCTGGTCACGGACGACACGAAGCGGATCGCATCGTGACCGCGCACGATCACCTCGCCCATGTGCGACACATCGAACATGCCGCAGGCCGTGCGCACCGCGTTGTGCTCGGCGGTGATGCCGGCGGGGTACTGCACCGGCATTTCATAGCCGGCGAAGGGGACGATCTTCGCGCCGAGCGCGACGTGAACGTCGTGGAGCGGCGTACGCTTGAGCGTGCCGGGAGCGATAGCTGTCATGTCTCGAAAAGAAGCAGGGCGCGACCGGAGCGGCCGCGCCCTATAACATGACCGATTTGGCAGGAACCTGCCAGCGACTTGCCACGCTGGCAGTGATTCTCAGCGGAACTCAGGCGATCGCCGCCATGACCTCGGCCGCGTGCCCCTCCGGCTTCACCTTGCTGAACACCTTGGCGATCTGCCCCTGCGGATCGATGAGGAACGTGGTACGCTCGACGCCCATGTACTTCTTGCCATACATGGACTTCTCCTTCCAAACGTCGTACGCCTGCAGGACGCGCTTCTCCTCGTCGGCCAAGAGGGTGTACGGCAGTTCGAACTTCGCCTTGAACTTGACGTGCGACTTCACGGAGTCGGGGCTGATGCCGAGAATGACCGCTTTCGACGCGTCGAATCGCGGGAGCGCGTCGCGGAACTCGCACGCCTCGATGGTACAGCCAGAGGTGTCGTCTTTCGGATAGGCAAACAGGACAACCCACTGACCA contains:
- the gcvT gene encoding glycine cleavage system aminomethyltransferase GcvT, producing the protein MTAIAPGTLKRTPLHDVHVALGAKIVPFAGYEMPVQYPAGITAEHNAVRTACGMFDVSHMGEVIVRGHDAIRFVSSVTSNDVEALAVGQIQYSTLLRADGTIVDDLLVYRFADHLMLVINASNRDKDLAHLHANMAGFDCTMSDVSDGIALLAVQGPQAPTIVASLSDVPLDGIKYYWFTEGHVAGVPCIISRTGYTGELGFELYFDASQAVAVWSAVMAAGTVTPAGLGCRDSLRLEAGMCLYGNELDDRTTPIEAGLNWLLKLAKREPFLGKDVLVRQHQEGTDRKLVGFTIDERAIPRHGHGVVYGGVAIGEVCSGCMSPTLGVPIGTCYLPAAAAVEGTTFEIDIRGRKLPARVVKLPFYKRAGKA
- a CDS encoding peroxiredoxin, with product MPIAEGIPAPDFTLPTDAGDTLTLSSLRGQWVVLFAYPKDDTSGCTIEACEFRDALPRFDASKAVILGISPDSVKSHVKFKAKFELPYTLLADEEKRVLQAYDVWKEKSMYGKKYMGVERTTFLIDPQGQIAKVFSKVKPEGHAAEVMAAIA